The following proteins are encoded in a genomic region of Natrinema sp. DC36:
- the purQ gene encoding phosphoribosylformylglycinamidine synthase I, giving the protein MTVSIVRFGGSNCDRDAERALAHLEIDAEIVWHEDGLPEDATGIVLPGGFSYGDYLRAGAMAARSPIMAEVREAAAEGVPVLGVCNGAQIGCETGLTEGAFTTNESARFQCEHVYLRVERDDTPWTAAYDEGEVIEVPIAHGEGRYEIDDDRLAELEDERRILFRYCDENGETGPDVNPNGSKHNVAGILGERESVAVLMPHPERATLPDVGPTDGQGVLRGFESP; this is encoded by the coding sequence GTGACGGTCTCGATCGTCCGCTTCGGCGGCTCGAACTGCGACCGCGACGCCGAACGCGCCCTCGCACACCTCGAGATCGACGCCGAAATCGTCTGGCACGAGGACGGGCTCCCCGAGGACGCGACGGGGATCGTCCTTCCGGGCGGGTTCTCCTACGGCGACTACCTCCGCGCGGGGGCGATGGCGGCCCGCTCGCCGATCATGGCCGAGGTCCGCGAGGCCGCGGCCGAGGGGGTTCCCGTGCTCGGCGTCTGCAACGGCGCACAGATCGGGTGCGAGACCGGTCTGACCGAAGGTGCGTTTACGACCAACGAGAGCGCCCGCTTCCAGTGCGAGCACGTCTACCTACGCGTCGAGCGCGACGACACGCCCTGGACCGCCGCCTACGACGAGGGCGAGGTCATCGAGGTTCCCATCGCCCACGGCGAGGGGCGCTACGAAATCGACGACGATCGGCTGGCCGAACTCGAGGACGAGAGACGGATTCTCTTCCGGTACTGCGACGAAAACGGCGAAACGGGCCCCGACGTGAACCCGAACGGGTCCAAGCACAACGTCGCCGGCATCCTCGGCGAGCGCGAGTCCGTCGCGGTGTTGATGCCCCACCCCGAGCGCGCGACCCTTCCCGACGTCGGTCCGACCGACGGGCAGGGAGTCCTTCGCGGTTTCGAATCTCCCTAA
- the purS gene encoding phosphoribosylformylglycinamidine synthase subunit PurS, with protein sequence MTAYTATVTVRLKRGVLDPEAETTKRALERLGFELEELRAADRFEVDLEADSADGARDRADEMAERLLANPTIHDYDVEVDER encoded by the coding sequence ATGACCGCCTACACCGCGACGGTAACGGTTCGACTCAAACGGGGCGTTCTCGATCCCGAGGCCGAGACCACGAAGCGAGCCCTCGAGCGGCTGGGCTTCGAACTCGAGGAGCTGCGGGCGGCCGACCGGTTCGAGGTCGACCTCGAGGCCGATTCGGCGGACGGCGCGCGCGACCGAGCGGACGAGATGGCCGAACGGCTGCTTGCGAACCCGACGATCCACGATTACGACGTGGAGGTCGACGAGCGGTAG
- a CDS encoding HalOD1 output domain-containing protein, with product MTVTPHDHGQSRIDRDRETAFVSHDWTGTDSLTNTIVSTVAELSEIDPTEVERLYDRINPESLETLFQPTNGTAGRNTGQVSFQLDAYTVTVHATGDIVVARIT from the coding sequence ATGACGGTAACACCACACGATCACGGCCAATCACGTATCGATCGCGACCGGGAGACGGCGTTCGTCTCACACGACTGGACGGGAACCGACTCGCTTACCAACACGATCGTCTCGACGGTCGCGGAGCTCTCGGAAATCGACCCGACGGAGGTCGAACGACTCTACGACCGGATCAACCCGGAAAGCCTCGAGACGCTCTTCCAGCCGACGAACGGAACCGCGGGTCGCAACACCGGACAGGTATCGTTCCAGTTGGACGCGTACACGGTCACCGTTCACGCGACGGGAGACATCGTCGTCGCGCGAATAACGTAA
- a CDS encoding formyltetrahydrofolate deformylase, with product MAAVTTDVTEITVIGDDDTGLIARVTSLLFERGINIEDLDQAVRDDVFRMYLAVDTADMVCTEETLRDDLHDLGDDLGLDVQVRFPADRENQQIAVLVTKESHCLEALFEAWANDELGADIGVVIGNHDDLQPLAEHYDVPFHDIGDEGGQQNEDQLLELLAEYDVDLIVLARYMRILSPNVVFRYEDRIINVHPSLLPAFPGAEAYRQAVEEGVRVAGVTGHYVTTDLDQGPIITQRAFDVPDDADLEEMKRRGQPLEADALLEAVQLHLNGDVSVHRGRTSVRENGTDYQLGLPDEIEEFTPDRPVDGIGSVVAKDQ from the coding sequence GTGGCAGCGGTGACGACCGACGTAACTGAGATCACGGTGATCGGAGACGACGACACCGGGCTTATCGCCCGGGTGACCAGCCTCCTGTTCGAGCGCGGGATCAACATCGAGGACCTCGATCAGGCGGTTCGCGACGACGTCTTCCGGATGTATCTCGCCGTCGACACCGCCGACATGGTCTGTACGGAGGAGACGCTTCGGGACGACCTCCACGACCTCGGCGACGACCTCGGACTCGACGTGCAGGTCCGATTCCCCGCCGACCGCGAGAACCAGCAGATCGCCGTCCTCGTCACGAAGGAGAGCCACTGCCTCGAGGCGCTGTTCGAGGCGTGGGCCAACGACGAACTCGGTGCGGACATCGGCGTCGTCATCGGCAACCACGACGACCTTCAGCCGCTGGCCGAGCACTACGACGTGCCGTTCCACGATATCGGCGACGAGGGCGGCCAGCAAAACGAAGACCAGTTGCTCGAACTCCTCGCTGAGTACGACGTCGATCTGATCGTGCTCGCGCGATACATGCGGATTCTCAGCCCGAACGTCGTCTTCCGCTACGAGGATCGAATCATCAACGTCCACCCCTCGCTGCTGCCGGCGTTCCCCGGCGCGGAAGCCTACCGACAGGCCGTCGAGGAGGGCGTCCGCGTCGCGGGCGTCACCGGCCACTACGTGACGACCGACCTCGATCAGGGGCCGATCATCACCCAGCGCGCGTTCGACGTCCCCGACGACGCCGACCTCGAGGAGATGAAACGCCGCGGCCAGCCCCTCGAGGCCGACGCCCTGCTCGAGGCCGTCCAGCTTCACCTGAACGGCGACGTCTCGGTCCACCGCGGCCGAACGTCGGTTCGAGAGAACGGTACCGACTACCAGCTCGGTCTCCCCGACGAGATCGAGGAGTTCACGCCCGACCGACCGGTCGACGGGATCGGTAGCGTGGTCGCGAAGGATCAGTAG
- a CDS encoding phosphoribosylaminoimidazolesuccinocarboxamide synthase — MTSVKEFRIEEDATDEELGRGSFVFTDDYSVFDWGKMPDQIPRKGASLCTMGAFNFELLEAEGVPTHYRGVVENGDVVGLEDATHPPWEMAIDLTQVPDLPNEGREYDYERYHDAAGENYLIPLEIVFRNRVPVGSSLRDRTVPADHGLALDSWPDEAVDLDEPIVEFTTKYEEGDRHLEREEADSIAGTASIEDLESLAREVNRIVTEQADSAGLVHEDGKIECCFYRDEIRVADVVGTFDENRFSYEGTQLSKEVLRQYHKRTQPEWVRAVDAAKAQAKQEDVADWKSLCDEDPEPLEADVLETASNLYCAGANAYTGQEFFDAPPLSSAIGAVRRL, encoded by the coding sequence GTGACGAGCGTCAAAGAGTTCCGCATCGAGGAAGACGCGACCGACGAGGAGCTCGGCCGCGGCTCGTTCGTCTTCACCGACGACTACTCGGTGTTCGACTGGGGGAAGATGCCCGACCAGATTCCCCGGAAGGGTGCGAGCCTCTGTACCATGGGCGCGTTCAACTTCGAACTGCTCGAGGCCGAAGGCGTCCCCACCCACTACCGCGGTGTCGTCGAAAACGGCGACGTCGTCGGCCTCGAGGACGCGACTCACCCGCCCTGGGAGATGGCCATCGACCTCACGCAGGTGCCCGACCTCCCCAACGAGGGCCGGGAGTACGACTACGAGCGCTACCACGACGCGGCCGGCGAGAACTACCTGATCCCCCTCGAGATCGTCTTCCGCAACCGGGTTCCCGTCGGCTCGAGCCTGCGCGATCGGACCGTGCCCGCCGATCACGGCCTCGCGCTCGATAGCTGGCCCGACGAGGCCGTCGACCTCGACGAGCCCATCGTCGAGTTCACCACGAAGTACGAGGAGGGCGACCGCCACCTCGAGCGCGAGGAGGCCGATTCGATCGCCGGGACGGCGTCGATCGAGGACCTCGAGTCGCTCGCCCGCGAGGTCAACCGGATCGTCACCGAGCAGGCCGACTCGGCCGGGCTGGTCCACGAGGACGGCAAGATCGAGTGTTGCTTCTATCGGGACGAGATCCGCGTCGCCGACGTCGTCGGCACCTTCGACGAGAACCGCTTTAGCTACGAGGGCACCCAGCTCTCGAAGGAGGTGCTCCGCCAGTATCACAAGCGCACCCAGCCCGAGTGGGTCCGTGCCGTCGACGCCGCCAAGGCGCAGGCGAAGCAAGAGGACGTCGCCGACTGGAAGTCCCTCTGTGACGAGGACCCCGAGCCGCTCGAGGCGGACGTCCTCGAGACCGCCAGCAACCTGTACTGCGCCGGTGCCAACGCCTACACCGGTCAGGAGTTCTTCGACGCGCCGCCGCTTTCGAGCGCGATCGGTGCGGTCCGGCGGCTGTAA
- a CDS encoding potassium channel family protein: MDPIPFGLGILLLAVVVVDLLWTTLWVEGGAGPLTSWLMAATWSGFRRVGDRGSRLLTLSGPSVLVVGLVTWLALLWAGWTLVFAGADYALVDTVNGSTTSWSDRIYYTGYTIFTLGIGDLVPREGPWQIATTLAAASGMLFVTLSVTYVLSVLDAVTQKRSFASSVSGLGSQSDGILRTSWNGEEFDGLALSLNELTSQLNTLTANHKAYPVLHYFHSGKTERAPVTSVALLDETLTLLRFGVPERDRPSDTIVKNARASVNSYLGTLDDAFIEPADRSPPAPSLEALRDADVPTVSDGAFDASVADLRERRRLLLALVESDVRQWPTAESA, from the coding sequence ATGGATCCGATTCCGTTCGGTCTCGGGATACTCCTGCTCGCCGTCGTCGTCGTGGATCTCCTGTGGACGACGCTCTGGGTCGAGGGCGGTGCCGGGCCGCTCACCTCGTGGCTGATGGCGGCGACGTGGAGCGGGTTCCGGCGGGTTGGCGATCGGGGCTCTCGCCTACTCACCCTCTCAGGCCCGTCGGTCCTCGTCGTCGGACTCGTCACCTGGCTCGCCCTCCTCTGGGCTGGCTGGACGCTCGTCTTCGCGGGCGCCGACTATGCCCTCGTCGATACGGTCAACGGGAGCACGACCTCCTGGTCGGACCGGATTTACTACACCGGTTACACGATATTCACCCTGGGAATCGGCGACCTCGTTCCGCGCGAGGGACCGTGGCAGATCGCGACGACGCTCGCGGCGGCCAGCGGGATGCTCTTCGTCACCCTGAGCGTCACCTACGTCCTCTCCGTTCTCGACGCCGTCACGCAAAAGCGGTCGTTCGCGAGCAGCGTGAGCGGTCTCGGGTCGCAAAGCGACGGGATCCTCCGGACGAGTTGGAACGGCGAGGAGTTCGACGGACTGGCGCTGTCCCTGAACGAACTTACGTCGCAGTTAAACACGCTCACGGCGAACCACAAGGCGTATCCGGTTCTCCACTACTTCCACAGCGGGAAGACCGAACGAGCGCCGGTGACGAGCGTCGCCCTCCTCGACGAAACGCTCACGCTGTTGCGGTTCGGCGTTCCCGAACGGGACCGGCCCAGTGACACGATCGTCAAAAACGCGCGGGCGAGCGTCAATAGCTATCTCGGAACGCTCGACGACGCGTTCATCGAACCCGCAGATCGGTCCCCGCCGGCCCCGTCGCTCGAGGCGCTGCGCGATGCGGACGTGCCGACCGTTTCCGACGGGGCGTTCGACGCGTCCGTCGCGGACCTGCGCGAGCGGCGCCGACTGCTGCTCGCGCTCGTCGAATCGGACGTCCGACAGTGGCCGACCGCGGAATCGGCGTGA
- the cofH gene encoding 7,8-didemethyl-8-hydroxy-5-deazariboflavin synthase subunit CofH, with the protein MERPVTEADLTFDHVPETDQSFENALTKARDGDRLTVDDAIELLTTGTESEGIDRKRKERVLEAADRRRAEQVGEEVTFIANLNNNVTTACNVGCLFCNFKDAAHTFERETEIETAGFTKTPAESREVVADAVDRGIYEVTSVSGLHPAFALDEEHREILDDHPNPKAVNYKPPELYDTSPGTYADQLSAMSVDEVHVHSMTPEEAYHARRGTDWSYEEVYRRLKESGLDTVPGTAAEILVEEVREVICPGKISTDGWLEAMEAAANVGLGMTATIMYGHVENEAHRAMHLKRIRELQDRTGNITEFVPLSFIHQNTPLFEHDVVSGGASIDEDELMIAVSRLFLDNIDHIQSSWVKYGDEQGLKLLSCGADDYMGTILSEEITTRAGGEHGEFRSFADYVEMVASIGRVPVERSTDYEKRRVIDPDDPPFGPRLGPKADGTALLTREEQDERDTVPADD; encoded by the coding sequence ATGGAGCGACCGGTGACCGAGGCCGACCTCACGTTTGATCACGTTCCCGAGACCGACCAGTCATTCGAGAACGCACTGACAAAGGCACGCGACGGCGACCGTCTCACGGTCGACGACGCAATCGAGTTACTCACGACGGGAACCGAGAGCGAGGGGATCGACCGGAAACGCAAGGAGCGCGTGCTCGAGGCGGCGGACCGACGCCGCGCCGAGCAGGTCGGCGAGGAGGTCACCTTCATCGCGAACCTGAACAACAACGTCACGACGGCCTGTAACGTGGGCTGTCTCTTCTGCAATTTCAAGGACGCCGCCCACACCTTCGAGCGCGAGACGGAGATCGAGACCGCCGGGTTCACGAAGACGCCCGCGGAGTCCCGCGAAGTCGTCGCCGACGCCGTTGATCGCGGTATTTACGAGGTCACGTCGGTCTCCGGGCTTCACCCCGCGTTCGCCCTCGACGAGGAACATCGGGAGATTCTCGACGATCACCCGAACCCGAAGGCGGTCAACTACAAGCCACCCGAACTGTACGACACCAGTCCCGGCACCTACGCGGACCAGCTGTCCGCGATGAGCGTCGACGAGGTGCACGTTCACTCGATGACGCCCGAAGAGGCCTACCACGCCCGGCGGGGCACCGACTGGTCCTACGAGGAGGTCTACCGACGGCTGAAGGAGTCTGGGCTCGATACTGTGCCCGGAACCGCAGCGGAGATCCTCGTCGAGGAGGTCCGCGAAGTGATCTGTCCCGGCAAGATCAGTACCGACGGCTGGCTCGAGGCCATGGAGGCCGCCGCGAACGTCGGCCTCGGGATGACGGCGACGATCATGTACGGCCACGTCGAGAACGAGGCCCACCGCGCGATGCACCTGAAGCGGATCCGGGAGCTGCAGGATCGAACCGGGAACATCACCGAGTTCGTCCCGCTCTCCTTTATCCACCAGAACACGCCGCTGTTCGAACACGACGTCGTCTCGGGCGGCGCGAGCATCGACGAGGACGAACTGATGATCGCCGTCTCGAGGCTGTTCCTCGATAACATCGACCACATCCAGTCCTCGTGGGTCAAGTACGGCGACGAACAGGGGCTGAAGCTGCTCTCGTGTGGGGCCGACGACTACATGGGAACGATCCTTTCCGAGGAGATCACCACTCGTGCCGGCGGCGAGCACGGTGAATTCCGCTCCTTTGCGGACTACGTCGAGATGGTCGCTTCGATCGGCCGCGTCCCGGTCGAGCGCTCGACCGACTACGAGAAACGCCGCGTCATCGACCCCGACGACCCGCCCTTCGGCCCCCGACTCGGGCCGAAGGCCGACGGGACCGCGCTGCTGACTCGCGAAGAACAGGACGAACGCGATACCGTCCCCGCCGACGACTGA
- a CDS encoding cyclase family protein, with the protein MHVDLTQPIETGMQTYPDDPAVVVCPHATHDEHGVRVTALECGSHTGTHVDAPAHTEADGKTLEAYPLERFVFDAVRIDCRDLEAREPIPASRVPDSDADLVACWTGWDAHWGTERYLEHPYLSPAAAEVCIDRGFDVAVDALNPDPTPTEDASADEPEGFQAHRALLGDDRLILENLTNLGAVGDRFELRAYPLALEGDGAPVRAVGVVNE; encoded by the coding sequence ATGCACGTCGATCTCACTCAGCCGATCGAGACGGGGATGCAGACGTATCCCGACGATCCCGCGGTCGTCGTCTGCCCCCACGCGACCCACGATGAACACGGCGTTCGCGTCACGGCCCTCGAGTGTGGCAGCCACACCGGGACCCACGTCGACGCGCCCGCCCACACCGAAGCCGACGGGAAGACCCTCGAGGCGTACCCGCTCGAGCGGTTCGTCTTCGACGCCGTCCGGATCGATTGTCGCGACCTCGAGGCCCGCGAGCCGATTCCCGCATCGCGAGTGCCCGACAGCGACGCCGATCTGGTCGCGTGCTGGACCGGCTGGGACGCCCACTGGGGGACCGAGCGGTACCTCGAGCACCCCTATCTCTCACCGGCCGCAGCCGAGGTGTGCATCGATCGGGGATTCGATGTCGCGGTGGACGCGCTCAACCCCGATCCGACACCGACGGAAGACGCGAGTGCGGACGAGCCGGAGGGGTTTCAGGCCCACCGTGCGCTGCTGGGCGACGATCGGTTGATCCTCGAGAACCTGACGAACCTCGGGGCGGTCGGGGATCGGTTCGAGCTCCGGGCGTATCCGCTGGCGCTCGAGGGGGACGGTGCACCGGTTCGGGCCGTCGGCGTCGTGAACGAATAG
- a CDS encoding SDR family oxidoreductase — translation MRLKGKTAFITGAGSGLGREAAQLFAEEGATIVAADIDLEGAEETIDLVESAGQEGTALELDVRDADAVHAAVDEAVSEFGLDIMVNNAGVSHERAKVEEIAEGERDRVIDINVKGVWNGCHAAIPHFREQGSGAIVNTASLAGVIGAPQLGAYSLSKGAVVNFTRTVAAEVGPAGVRANAVCPGVTDTAMPRKNHTEEEWEATKEEMSRYYPLKRLGEPEDIANAMLFLASDEADWITGQALVVDGGFSCT, via the coding sequence ATGCGACTCAAAGGCAAGACGGCATTTATTACGGGTGCAGGGTCCGGCCTCGGCCGGGAAGCAGCGCAGTTGTTCGCCGAGGAGGGCGCGACGATCGTCGCGGCCGATATCGACCTCGAGGGGGCCGAGGAGACGATTGACTTGGTCGAAAGCGCGGGGCAAGAGGGGACCGCACTCGAGTTGGACGTTCGGGACGCCGACGCGGTCCACGCGGCCGTCGACGAGGCGGTCTCGGAGTTCGGCCTCGATATCATGGTGAACAACGCGGGCGTGAGCCACGAGCGCGCGAAGGTCGAGGAGATCGCCGAGGGCGAGCGCGATCGGGTGATCGATATCAACGTCAAGGGCGTCTGGAACGGCTGTCACGCCGCGATTCCACACTTCAGGGAACAGGGATCGGGAGCCATCGTCAACACGGCGTCGCTGGCGGGCGTCATCGGCGCGCCGCAGTTGGGAGCCTACTCGCTGTCGAAGGGCGCAGTCGTCAACTTCACGCGGACCGTCGCGGCGGAGGTCGGCCCCGCCGGCGTCCGGGCGAACGCGGTCTGCCCGGGCGTGACGGACACCGCGATGCCCCGGAAGAACCACACCGAGGAGGAGTGGGAGGCGACCAAAGAGGAGATGTCCCGCTACTATCCGCTGAAGCGTCTCGGGGAGCCCGAAGATATCGCGAACGCGATGTTGTTCTTGGCGAGCGACGAAGCCGACTGGATCACCGGCCAGGCGCTGGTCGTCGACGGCGGCTTCTCATGTACGTAA
- a CDS encoding nucleoside deaminase: MATDESYVRRAIDLAESAVANGNTPFGSLLVVDDAVVRTAENTTLTDDDIAAHPEFKLARWAASELEPDELESCTMYTSTEPCPMCASAIIYAGLERVVYSVSVDSLVDVRDDGVIEIPCEEVVDRADRSTIVEGPVLEREGLAVHENYFSSTS, from the coding sequence ATGGCCACCGACGAGTCCTACGTGCGGCGGGCGATCGACCTCGCGGAATCGGCGGTCGCGAACGGCAACACGCCATTCGGCTCCCTGCTCGTCGTCGACGACGCGGTCGTTCGGACGGCCGAGAACACCACGCTCACTGACGACGACATTGCGGCTCATCCCGAGTTCAAACTGGCTCGGTGGGCCGCGAGCGAACTCGAGCCTGACGAACTCGAGTCCTGTACCATGTACACGAGCACCGAGCCGTGTCCGATGTGTGCGAGCGCGATTATCTACGCGGGACTCGAGCGGGTCGTCTACAGCGTTTCCGTCGATTCGCTCGTGGACGTTCGGGATGACGGCGTGATCGAGATCCCCTGCGAGGAAGTCGTCGATCGGGCCGACAGGTCGACGATCGTGGAGGGACCGGTGCTCGAGCGCGAGGGGCTCGCGGTCCACGAGAACTACTTTTCGTCGACATCATAG
- the cofG gene encoding 7,8-didemethyl-8-hydroxy-5-deazariboflavin synthase subunit CofG has translation MFPGASEYGVDIAVDDGAVEELLQVSPNDVEAPPALTFSRNVFIPLTTACRYTCTYCTYFDPPGQASLLSLEEIRDICRRGADAGCTEALFTFGDDPDDRYTEIHDQLAEWGHDSIHTYLREACEVALEEGLLPHANPGDQTREQMAEVADVNASMGVMLETTAEVGAHAGPRRKVPGQRLRTLKNAGELDVAFTTGILVGIGENWRDRAESLLAIRELHDRYDHIQELIVQPVVENERWSGGSPDLATLRQVTAMARVALPEEISVQVPPNLAPARDLIDCGVDDLGGVSPVTDDHINPDYTWPALRELEEIAAHAGVPLGERLPVYERFLPPALRTDGFDGRLADGSDGGREWISPTIRDALEAEDSAGERYRSVLRDETIPTAD, from the coding sequence ATGTTTCCCGGGGCGAGCGAGTACGGCGTCGATATCGCGGTCGACGACGGGGCCGTCGAGGAGCTCCTGCAGGTCAGCCCGAACGACGTCGAGGCACCGCCGGCGCTGACGTTTTCGCGAAACGTGTTCATCCCGCTCACCACGGCCTGTCGCTACACCTGTACGTACTGTACCTACTTCGATCCGCCGGGACAGGCTTCCCTGCTCTCGCTCGAGGAGATCCGCGATATCTGCCGGCGCGGGGCCGACGCGGGCTGTACGGAAGCGCTGTTCACGTTCGGCGACGATCCCGACGACCGCTACACGGAGATTCACGACCAGCTCGCGGAGTGGGGCCACGACTCGATTCATACCTATCTGCGCGAGGCCTGTGAAGTGGCACTCGAGGAGGGGCTGCTCCCGCACGCCAATCCGGGCGATCAGACCCGCGAGCAGATGGCCGAAGTCGCCGACGTCAACGCCAGCATGGGCGTGATGCTCGAGACGACCGCGGAAGTCGGGGCCCACGCCGGTCCGCGGCGCAAGGTGCCCGGCCAGCGGCTGCGGACCCTGAAAAACGCCGGCGAACTGGACGTGGCCTTCACGACCGGGATTCTGGTAGGAATCGGCGAGAACTGGCGGGATCGCGCGGAGAGCCTGCTCGCGATCCGCGAACTGCACGACCGATACGACCACATCCAGGAGCTGATCGTCCAGCCGGTGGTGGAGAACGAACGCTGGTCGGGGGGCTCGCCCGACCTCGCGACGCTGCGACAGGTGACTGCGATGGCCCGCGTCGCCCTGCCCGAGGAAATCTCGGTACAGGTACCGCCGAACCTCGCCCCCGCCAGAGACCTGATCGACTGCGGGGTCGACGACCTCGGCGGCGTCTCGCCAGTTACTGACGACCACATCAATCCGGACTACACGTGGCCCGCGCTGCGCGAACTCGAAGAGATCGCGGCCCACGCGGGCGTTCCACTGGGAGAGCGCCTCCCCGTCTACGAGCGGTTCCTGCCGCCAGCCCTGCGAACGGACGGGTTCGACGGTCGACTGGCCGACGGGTCGGACGGGGGTCGCGAGTGGATCTCGCCGACGATCCGGGACGCGCTCGAGGCCGAGGACTCGGCCGGCGAGCGCTATCGGTCGGTGCTTCGAGACGAGACGATACCCACGGCGGACTAG
- the cofC gene encoding 2-phospho-L-lactate guanylyltransferase yields the protein MRVLVPFAAETPKTRLESVLTPAEREVLSRAMLADVLCAIVGAGHEPRIVSTVPLDLEEFDLPGEVAASVSGTVDDRPLTDAVNARLPGSECRGRADDVPDAVAVVMADLALATPDALERLLTTSADIAIAPGRGGGTNALVVRHPDFRVDYHGASYLDHREIARNVGAGLETVDSFRLATDIDEPTDLVEVLVHGLETNRAPARLRAFGFELDDRDGRVDIVRDESVPTK from the coding sequence ATGCGCGTCCTGGTCCCGTTCGCCGCCGAGACGCCGAAGACTCGCCTCGAGTCCGTGCTCACGCCGGCCGAGCGCGAGGTACTTTCCCGCGCCATGCTCGCAGACGTCCTCTGTGCGATCGTCGGCGCGGGACACGAGCCGAGGATCGTCTCGACTGTGCCACTCGATCTCGAGGAGTTCGATCTCCCGGGCGAGGTCGCCGCGTCGGTATCAGGGACGGTCGACGATCGGCCGCTGACGGACGCGGTCAACGCGCGACTCCCGGGAAGCGAGTGCCGCGGCCGTGCGGACGACGTTCCCGACGCCGTCGCCGTCGTCATGGCCGACCTCGCGCTGGCGACCCCCGATGCGCTCGAGCGGCTTCTGACGACGTCGGCCGATATCGCGATCGCGCCGGGGCGCGGCGGCGGGACGAACGCGCTCGTCGTTCGACATCCCGACTTCCGCGTGGACTACCACGGAGCCTCCTATCTCGACCATCGCGAGATCGCTCGCAACGTCGGTGCCGGTCTCGAGACGGTCGACTCGTTCCGACTGGCGACCGACATCGACGAACCGACGGATCTCGTCGAGGTGCTCGTCCACGGGCTCGAGACGAATCGCGCCCCCGCTCGTCTCCGGGCGTTCGGGTTCGAACTCGACGATCGGGACGGTCGCGTCGACATCGTTCGCGACGAGAGCGTCCCGACGAAGTAA